One window from the genome of Trichoplusia ni isolate ovarian cell line Hi5 chromosome 13, tn1, whole genome shotgun sequence encodes:
- the LOC113499967 gene encoding uncharacterized protein LOC113499967, giving the protein MHSLNMLWCAQNEERWLKKQERDFNHQCVGTIEVIPDSIFVQHFRLNKSTFRSLCQELRVKTSLRGSQEISLTVKVLCALTFLATGSYQRTFGVTQHVAQRTASRCIRQVVDALNHPAIMARWIVFPRTQQERGLIKQEKVSKKVWLAWSNWVHRLHSYCYSKT; this is encoded by the exons atgCATTCTCTCAATATGTTGTGGTGCGCTCAAAACGAAGAAAGATGGCTTAAAAAGCAGGAAAGAGACTTTAATCATCAGTGCGTCGGCACGATCGAAGTTATACCGGATAGTATATTTGTGCAACACTtcagattaaataaatctacGTTTCGGTCTCTTTGTCAAGAACTACGAGTAAAAACTTCCTTGAGGGGTTCTCAGGAAATTTCTCTAACAGTTAAG GTGTTGTGCGCTCTTACCTTTTTGGCGACAGGCTCCTATCAAAGGACTTTTGGTGTTACCCAGCATGTTGCCCAACGAACAGCTAGCCGATGCATCAGACAAGTCGTTGATGCGTTAAACCACCCTGCTATCATGGCGAGATGGATAGTATTTCCGAGAACTCAGCaagaaagaggtttaattaaacaagagaaa gTTTCAAAGAAGGTTTGGCTTGCCTGGAGTAATTGGGTGCATAGATTGCACTCATATTGCTATAGTAAAACCTAA